The following proteins are co-located in the Triticum aestivum cultivar Chinese Spring chromosome 1A, IWGSC CS RefSeq v2.1, whole genome shotgun sequence genome:
- the LOC123048312 gene encoding protein GRAVITROPIC IN THE LIGHT 1 — MLQKFALAFKTKTIEFFAEEEEDEDAAGGEGGILAGQRVLVLKPDPQNPSSPVGGDGGTGSASGKEAAVAAALATTSSFQAAYLHLQAAHTPFLPEAAAAADALAVSHLRRLSELKRLASGAAEDGSLTAHLEDQVGENQALLRSFDAVVNRLQAALDAKDAAAASLRWELAALADGNARLAGRLDRALAPQPGAGGGDALGAMLSASVFDSVLRDALRVAHRFTRALAELLRCAGWDLADAAAAAYPGIAYSKHGHCRYALLSRVCLSMFDGFDSYQFGGTSDASALEGIELAVRRNESLQQFIAHSDADPMELMSSSPDCEFSQFCDRKYKQLIHPGIESSLFGNPDCRALPVMATAGPLYELFITMASSIWTLHRLAWAYDPAVGIFQVSRGTEYSSVYMESIVRPKAFSASKEVGKTVRPKVGFTVVPGFRLGGTVIQCRVYLES, encoded by the coding sequence ATGCTCCAGAAGTTCGCGCTCGCGTTCAAGACCAAGACCATCGAGTTCttcgccgaggaggaggaggacgaggatgccGCGGGTGGGGAGGGCGGGATCCTCGCTGGCCAGCGGGTGCTCGTACTGAAGCCCGACCCGCAGAACCCTAGCAGCCCCGTCGGCGGCGATGGGGGGACCGGGTCGGCGTCCGGAAAGGAGGCCGCCGTGGCGGCGGCACTCGCGACGACGTCGTCGTTCCAGGCGGCGTACCTGCACCTGCAGGCGGCGCACACGCCGTTCCTGCCGGAGGCGGCTGCCGCCGCGGACGCCCTCGCGGTCTCGCACCTCCGGCGGCTGTCGGAGCTAAAGCGGCTCGCGTCGGGCGCGGCGGAGGACGGCTCCCTCACGGCCCACCTCGAGGACCAGGTGGGGGAGAACCAGGCGCTGCTGCGGTCGTTCGACGCCGTGGTGAACCGCCTCCAGGCCGCGCTCGATGCCAAGGACGCCGCGGCCGCCTCTCTTCGCTGGGAGCTCGCGGCGCTGGCGGACGGCAACGCGCGCCTTGCCGGGCGCCTCGACCGTGCCCTCGCGCCACagccgggcgcgggcggcggcgacgcctTGGGCGCCATGCTGTCCGCCAGCGTCTTCGATTCCGTCCTGCGCGATGCTCTCCGCGTCGCCCACCGCTTCACCCGTGCCCTCGCCGAGCTCCTCCGGTGCGCAGGATGGGACCTGGCTGACGCTGCGGCAGCTGCCTACCCCGGTATTGCCTACTCCAAGCATGGCCACTGCCGCTACGCTCTCCTCTCCCGTGTCTGCCTATCCATGTTCGACGGCTTTGACTCCTACCAGTTCGGTGGCACAAGCGATGCGTCTGCCCTCGAAGGAATCGAGCTTGCAGTTCGCAGGAATGAATCGTTGCAGCAATTCATCGCGCACTCTGATGCAGACCCCATGGAGCTCATGAGTTCAAGCCCAGACTGCGAATTCTCGCAATTCTGTGATCGGAAGTACAAACAGCTCATCCATCCAGGCATTGAGTCCTCATTGTTTGGGAATCCAGACTGCAGGGCATTGCCGGTGATGGCTACAGCCGGTCCACTCTACGAGTTGTTCATCACGATGGCAAGCTCAATATGGACACTTCACAGATTGGCCTGGGCTTATGACCCAGCAGTCGGCATATTCCAGGTTAGCCGGGGCACAGAGTACTCATCGGTGTACATGGAGAGCATTGTTCGGCCGAAAGCATTCTCAGCAAGCAAAGAGGTCGGCAAGACGGTGCGCCCGAAGGTCGGGTTCACGGTGGTGCCGGGCTTCCGGCTCGGCGGCACGGTGATCCAATGCAGGGTGTACCTAGAGTCCTAG